Proteins from a genomic interval of Quercus lobata isolate SW786 chromosome 11, ValleyOak3.0 Primary Assembly, whole genome shotgun sequence:
- the LOC115968012 gene encoding protein NRT1/ PTR FAMILY 2.13-like isoform X2: MILVVGMAGQEPTLRAFLTDQLSDEIENPTEDLLKKQKEKDDRTDILWRIARFSGATIVLVSLPNATWEMAFGVSALVMGATLLLFLFGKGLSCYKPHKPDGSSSGIILRVLKAARHNRNRNYPQTEKGFYWKTLPQPGLIDKSNNGQTYLKPKVLLRLDKAAVIDERTPPVSPEEQKEQELRGHLCTAEQVREVKRLFTLIPIWTSFLGCSLVAATGDTFFYEQASNMDVHKVPLKVYLPLGPLYATQYHSCFRPR, encoded by the exons ATGATTCTAGTAGTGGGCATGGCTGGTCAAGAACCAACTCTAAGAGCCTTTCTTACTGATCAGTTGAGTGATGAGATAGAAAATCCAACCGAAGATCTTCTAAAAAAgcagaaagaaaaagatgatcGTACAGATATTTTGTGGCGGATTGCCAGGTTTTCTGGAGCCACTATTGTTCTCGTTTCCCTTCCAAATGCTACATGGGAAATGGCCTTCGGAGTTTCTGCCTTGGTGATGGGAGCAACTCTTTTGCTATTCTTGTTTGGCAAAGGTCTCTCCTGTTACAAACCCCACAAACCAGACGGGAGCTCCTCTGGAATTATTCTTCGAGTTTTAAAGGCAGCTAGACACAATCGGAATCGCAACTACCCTCAGACAGAAAAAGGGTTTTATTGGAAAACCCTTCCACAACCAGGACTGATCGATAAGAGCAACAATGGTCAAACATATTTGAAGCCTAAAGTTCTATTAAG GTTAGACAAAGCTGCAGTAATTGATGAACGAACGCCCCCAGTCAGTCCAgaagaacaaaaagaacaagaacttCGTGGGCATCTTTGCACAGCTGAACAAGTGAGGGAAGTAAAGCGCCTTTTTACTTTGATACCTATTTGGACAAGCTTTCTCGGCTGTAGTTTGGTTGCAGCTACCGGAGACACTTTCTTTTATGAACAAGCAAGCAACATGGATGTTCACAAGGTTCCTTTAAAAGTTTATTTGCCCTTAGGTCCATTATATGCTACACAATATCATTCATGTTTTCGTCC
- the LOC115968012 gene encoding protein NRT1/ PTR FAMILY 2.13-like isoform X1 codes for MILVVGMAGQEPTLRAFLTDQLSDEIENPTEDLLKKQKEKDDRTDILWRIARFSGATIVLVSLPNATWEMAFGVSALVMGATLLLFLFGKGLSCYKPHKPDGSSSGIILRVLKAARHNRNRNYPQTEKGFYWKTLPQPGLIDKSNNGQTYLKPKVLLRRLDKAAVIDERTPPVSPEEQKEQELRGHLCTAEQVREVKRLFTLIPIWTSFLGCSLVAATGDTFFYEQASNMDVHKVPLKVYLPLGPLYATQYHSCFRPR; via the exons ATGATTCTAGTAGTGGGCATGGCTGGTCAAGAACCAACTCTAAGAGCCTTTCTTACTGATCAGTTGAGTGATGAGATAGAAAATCCAACCGAAGATCTTCTAAAAAAgcagaaagaaaaagatgatcGTACAGATATTTTGTGGCGGATTGCCAGGTTTTCTGGAGCCACTATTGTTCTCGTTTCCCTTCCAAATGCTACATGGGAAATGGCCTTCGGAGTTTCTGCCTTGGTGATGGGAGCAACTCTTTTGCTATTCTTGTTTGGCAAAGGTCTCTCCTGTTACAAACCCCACAAACCAGACGGGAGCTCCTCTGGAATTATTCTTCGAGTTTTAAAGGCAGCTAGACACAATCGGAATCGCAACTACCCTCAGACAGAAAAAGGGTTTTATTGGAAAACCCTTCCACAACCAGGACTGATCGATAAGAGCAACAATGGTCAAACATATTTGAAGCCTAAAGTTCTATTAAG AAGGTTAGACAAAGCTGCAGTAATTGATGAACGAACGCCCCCAGTCAGTCCAgaagaacaaaaagaacaagaacttCGTGGGCATCTTTGCACAGCTGAACAAGTGAGGGAAGTAAAGCGCCTTTTTACTTTGATACCTATTTGGACAAGCTTTCTCGGCTGTAGTTTGGTTGCAGCTACCGGAGACACTTTCTTTTATGAACAAGCAAGCAACATGGATGTTCACAAGGTTCCTTTAAAAGTTTATTTGCCCTTAGGTCCATTATATGCTACACAATATCATTCATGTTTTCGTCC